In Coffea arabica cultivar ET-39 chromosome 9e, Coffea Arabica ET-39 HiFi, whole genome shotgun sequence, the genomic window TTGCTGGACTGGAAGCATGTGAGAAACCAACAATCCACCTTTCCcattgtgcaggtgtgagaaaATGTCGAGGGTCATAACTTCGTGGACCTCAAGGAATCCTGGGCGGAGATTTGCGGTGTGCGCGGATGGTGGCTGCAGATTTTGGCCgtggaagaaaacgaaaatccAAAATctgctttcttctttctttctttctctctctcttttttttttttccgtgtTTGTTTCAGGAATTTGGATGGCAACCTTGGGATGTAGTGGAGGTCTAGACTAGAAGGCATGGTTGAAGGAAGGGAACCATGGGAGTGTGAGGAGTAGCGGTGTGCAATACTAGATTAAGAAATTGAGGCGGGATTGGAGCCGCTCAGCTGGAAGAAGGGACTGACTAGTAGTAGAATATACTACTCCTATATGCTGCAATATGATGGGCTAATGTCCATGTTATCATAGGATGCTAAGGAGTTGAATAGTTCAATTCAGTCTTGAAGATTGTGGATGGATTGGCGGAGAGAAGGAGAGATTTTGTCTTTTGGGGACCGGAGTGGGGTTGGTATAGTTGTGCGGGTGGAGAAGGTTCTGTCATGGAGGAACACATGAGAAGGAACACATGAATGAAATGTGTTTTGTTGCCAGTGGAACACAGCTCATtgtggacaaaaatgcccttcgtACTTCGGTGTGCGTCTCACGTGATCGTTGCTTCGTCAGTATTAACTGCTAAATTTGACAGAAGGTCTAACATTTTGTACTTTGGATAGATCGGGAGCCAAAAATTTACTTTTAATTATTTGGAGGCCAAAAGTTCATCCGACTAATAGTTTGAGGGCCACTGAGACTTTTTGCTCTAATTTATATGAATTGAAGATATTTTGTAATTTACaatgttattttattattcttgtttattgTTATATTTTATGATTTCGTATCTATGACATGTTAATATATTTTCTGTCATTAATGCAGATTCATGGCTGTGAAATTATGTCTATTATCAGgcaaaaaaaaacttgtaatGAAAATTGTGTACCAGTTTTTGGCTTCACTTGGGCTTCTAATGTAGTGTCTAAACAATGAACGGTGGAAGACTTCGATCAGATTGGTAGAATTGGGCATATATCATAATGTCCTTTCACTTGTTGAGAGTATAAAAAGTCCTTGAATATTTTGTCAAAAAAACCTTAATCCTCATCAGCCTAGCATACAAGAAAAGTTTATAGTAGATTATTAGGGTGACTAGAAGTCCTTATGTCCAACCTAAAATATCTATTTCCGCAAATGATGGTAAGGACCGATTAAGTTGTGCTCAATTATGGCACCTTGAATCATGTCTCAGAATCGCGCTGAAATAGGGATGGCAATTAGGGCGTTGCCTGCGGGGGCTTGATGAGATGGGGGATAGGGCAGGGCGGGTGGTCATTTTCTCCCTCTGTTAAAAAACAGGGCAAGGAACGAGGACATCTCCTGTCCTGTCACCcacctaaaaaataaatatatactataattatatataaaatatatttactattattaattataacagttatattattagttataaatataaCATTATGTATATCTAATACAATTAATATTATTAGTTGtattaataattatacatgtataCTAATACAAATTGCTGATTAGTTATACTAATACATTTGTACTGAATAACTAATTacacttttattctttgacatTCTTGAGATTGAAAAGGTGAAAATCTGACTACTCGAGTTGTATTTGTCTCATtatattggattgtattaaaATAGTATCTATTTGTTTTTATGGGTTAAGTATTGTGAAATTATCAGAAATTGTGTATCAGCAATAAGTTGGTAACGTGCTGGTCTTTAAAATACTTGATTGTTGATTGAAATTTGCCTGAAATTTCGTTACAAGGCAAATTAACGAAATTTCTATTAGCCTGCCTACGAGGGAAAGTTGGGCAAGGTAGGAGTTGGGAAGGGGGGTGGGGAATGTTGGGGCAGCAGGCCTCTTCCATCCCACCCCTGCCTTATTGCCATTTCTAGGATGAAAGCAGACCCTAACCGAgacttatttatttttaattggtCCTTTTTATCTAATTTGGATGATATTAATCCATATTTAACCCTCCAAGTAGTGACTGTGGTAGGTTGAGACTCGAGAATGATTCTAGACCTGAAGTACAAGTTCTTCATCATATGCACATTCTAGGATGAAAGCAGACCCAAAACGAgtacttatttatttttaattggtCCTTTTTATCTAATTTGGAGACTTTGGTAGGTTGAGACTCGAGAATGATTCTAGACCTGAAGTACAAGTTCTTCATCATATGCACATTCTGTTTGGGCAGGAGATTGGACAGTTCCAACAATTGTACTGAGCAGCGTACACCTATACTTACAACTcgtaacatacttaaaacacgAATGTTGAGCCATTCTGCGTAGTGTTTTGCTCTAAACTATTCTTATAGAGTTACTTATAAGAGTCCTGAACAAAAAATTTTATCAAGGCTGGAACTCACTATTTTGATAAGCCTAACAGTTGATTTTCGACCACTGAGAATACTCTGAATAAGAAGATAATGAAACCCACTAATACAACTTCAATAAAATTGTGgagttttttatttgtccaGTTGATACCATTTCATTGATCAAAGATCAACTATTAGGTTCGCTAAGTAACTGGGTGACAAGATTTTTCTCCTTAAACAGCTATGTTGTTACTCTAAAATACGCTTATATCTGGTAAAATAGTCACACAGTTACTATTTGTGGAACCCATTTACATAGTAACGGGCCTCATGGTCAAAACATGGAAAATGAAACGAGTTCATTAATTTCTACTTCGTGCTGAAGCATTTATTAACAAAGTAGCTCTGCTAAAATACCCGTAATCCAGTTCTTGTAGCATTGAATTAAGTACCGGATTTTGCTTACCACATGACAATGTAGGAAGTTTTTGGACAATTCTGAAATACAAGAAATAGAGCTCTCGGGGAAAATCATCTCCCGAAATTTCCGCGCATGCAAAGCAAAATCACCTTGAAAAGGAACTAAATGCAAATAATTGGACAATTCTGAATCATCATCAACTTCAAATCATTCCTCCAATGTAATAGATTACTTCTCAGCCACCGCAAAAGCGACAGTTTACATATGACACCTTATTATGCACATTACAAGGCAAGAGCTTTCTTTCGTGTCAATTTTAACTAATCTGCATCTCAAATATGTAGTTTTGGATTACAAGCCTCATCCTCGTGAACATGGATTTGAAATTGACaaatgaaaagggaaaaagaaggcaaaGGGAAAAGAATGTTCAAACAAATATGTCGTATAACGTCAAATTAAAATGAGATTTCACAGGGCGCATGAAAAGTCCTTCCGCGGCAAATAGATTCCAGGTTCTCACCAGCATATGAACAAAGGGGTGAAACTTCCACACCTGAATTTAACAAGTGAGGACAAGGATGTTTTGGTTAAACTTTCATATTGAGTTGCAAAACTCATGGTCAAGGATTTGGAGAGGTTCCCATTAGCATTATTAGATAACTCCACTGTGAAAAGCAAAActaaattgttttaaaattgtAGACTATTTATCTCTTAAAACAATTATTATGTTCTTATCAGATTTACATGTAAAAACTGACATACCAGTTGCATATAAAGGCACTGAATGAGTCAAGAAACCTCCAGCTGCAACAACCCATCGGGCATGGAGACGAAGAAGAAGCAGTCTAGCACTGTCTGGAGTgtcaaaatttgatccattggCGTTTTTGACTGGTGCAAATTCTTCTTCACGTAATACCTATGCAATAGGgaaagaaatttcaatttttatacATCTGGTATGTTTCTTACGATTTTAACAGCAATTACTTTTCTCTCATCAATCAGCGAGAGCGAgagctagagagagagagagagagagactagtCAAACATTTCCCAACGATAATTACCTCAAAAAGGGCTGTAGAAGGTGCATATGGAAATGCATCAAAGATGAACTGCTCAAGTTTGTATCCCAAGGTATGCCCATGAGCTGATGGAATTTTTTTCTCTGCAAGGTGATAGCTGCACTCACGTTGTAAAGCTTTCTACATCAGTTCCATAAtagcaataaaaatttttaaaattggcAATAGGTAGTACTTCACAGATAATCATTTCACTCATGTTTGAGATGGTTCCAAAATTATAAGGTGAGAATGTCTAGTAAATCCTATAAGAGTGCCTGAATTAATATGCTCAATTACATGTTTTAATTGAAACAGGAAAGCATCATGAAAAGAACTAAACAAGGGGCTCATTAATTATCCCTAAAGTTCAATGGCTAAAGATAACAATAGGAAGTGAGTTGACATTTTTCCCACGTCTCATTGATATATTTGACTTGAAAAGAAGAACATGATGCACAGTGAAAATTAAAAAGCATACCCAAAATAATTAACTCATAGTAATTTCATACCATGAAGAAGACAGTTTATAAATGTCAACTCATATATTTAATAGCATGAGCTTCTCTACAAATCTATAGACAGGTGGAGCAGATAGACTGTAACATTCATTGGATAAGAAGATATCAAGCACATTATATCTTTTATCCATCTATAAAGGAAGGGTAAACAGAGGCCATATAACTATTGAAATTAAGCACACACACTGAGAATATAGATCTAATACAATACAGAAAATTAAGATCtaaaagaaagataagactACTGACATGCTGTCTTTCTCCAAACCATTTGCCACTTGGTTCAGAAAATCTAAAGTAAACATATGTAGGCAAACCTGAAAATGCAACCAGGAAGAAATCACAATCACTTGAAGCAAAAATCACAATCACTTGAAGCAACATGTGGAAGACATATAACTTAAAGTCCCTAGTAAATAGCACCATATGATCTATACTGAAATAACCATTCTTTAATAAgacagagaaaaaagaaaagaggcaaAGAGGGACAATACGTTGCTCCAACAAAATCGCAGACGACCAGTTTGCTGGTTTATAACACTAGACAAAGATGGGTCCAACTCACTGTATTCGACCACAGACAGAGGCCCACCCTTGCCTCGCCGAACGAAAACACCAACCTTTTCTTGTGGGTAAGcctataatcaaaataaacaagaaatcATGTGACTTAAGCTATCAAAGTTGAACAGCTACTAATATCTTCAGATAAATAAACTGAGACTATTTTCCAAAACAAATGTATCAAAACAAGCTTACAAGTTACTAATAATGTTTATATAGCTTCCCACTTCATCATCTTATATGATGTGCCAATGTCCACTTGTTGAGGACTAGATTGCACCCTTCATAATGGCATTTGAATTGTTTTCATGTAAAAGGATGAAAGAAACAGAATCGAAGAAAGTAAATTAGATTTTTTATTATGATGCATTATACTCTGCATGACAGTAAGAGGATATCTGAAACTTCGCCAAACCTCCAATAGCACTAGTTCCAATGTCCTGAATCTAATAACTTATTGACACTTCAAGGTGTAAATATTAAACCAATTAGtcattcttctccatttttgAAAGCATATATGCTtcattatttcaaaaaaatcagcACCAGCAATTTGTTACAATGTCCATATTTGTGTCATTATGTAGCAGCAATATGCTTCCAAATCAGATAAGCATTGAGTAagtaaacaaaataatttaataattctAATCAACTCTAGACTATGACCATACACTTTCTAACTAATTTGTGACACATGACCCAGAAAAAAAGGGTGCGAAGAATCTGACAAGCTTCTCTCAAAGTATTATTGCTATATTCTTATGGCCCACTAGAATGCGATCACCATAACCAACAGGCAAATGAAGAGAATACACCATTTTTGGACATTTAAAGTGATAAGAGTTTCCTCTTCATATGAAATGGTAAAATCTGCAGATATATATTTTCACTGTAATATGGTTAATACAACCACACAGATTTAGCAGAATTTTGCACAAGATACCTCTGTTTCAGATGCAATATTTCTAAAGCATTTATTTGAATGGATGGCCTAGGCCGAAGCCACAAGTGAATGTCTCCCCAAACAAGATTAACCGGGGTAAATCAACCAATTGACTTCACTTGCATATTGATGCCACACAAATGTGACAGACCAGAGAAGAGAGCTACTCAAGGAACCCCATATAACTATGTAATTCTTCAAGGTCTAACTTATCTAGCAGATGTTTCAAGTATGCAGAAGTTATATGTTAATTCCTCccatttttttgttaataataGTTTAGTTCCTTGAAAAACTCAGTATTCTACATAATTAGATCCCGATATTACAAGAAAAATTATTGATGTAAAAAGATTAAATCTAAAGTATtagtatttcaaaaaataaatatatagtaGGAAGAATAAAGAAGAACCTACCTTTCGGACAACTTTTGCAGCAGTGCTTACACCTTTATCAATGAAGTAACCCAAGAAAGTAGGATCAGCCACTCGAACCTACTTTTCCAATTACAAATAATCATGATTCTAAATTGAGCACACTTCAAGAAACTCAACTGATTGaaagaaagaattgaagaaaagaagTGGAACTCACCAAAGCGTTGTCGACCCCATAACAATCTATGTATTTAATACCTCTCGTTGCCATATCCTCCAACAATCTTGAGAATTTCAACGCTGAAACATCACGGGTACTCAATCAAACCAAGTATGACCCTCAAATCAAATTAAGAGAACTAAACTATGACAAAAATTCAATGGTAGGGTAATTTTCTTATCCATTTTATATGGGTGTTCTTATTACCTGAATAAACTCCTCCATTCCCATCTGGAGACTTTGCAACCTGGCTTTAAGCAAAAATGATAACCTTGTAAATATTATATCACCTGAGTCATATATCATAGTTTTCTAAAACAAACTTATAAAGCAAGCTAAATAAGgatctgccttttttttttcttatttactATTAGTTTATACAAAATACATGGCATATGTTACCACATGATAACAATGAGACCTAACACCACTGGCTACAAAATAGAAGGTCTAGTCAGTCTCAAGAGCTCCATTAAAGTTAAAAATTGGCATTAGTTATAGAACATTTAAGACTGTAAAAACTTGCTTACATGTGTGAAATTTACAGCTTATACCCTTAATTTAGAACAGTAGTCACATTTGAACTCATAAATCTAGTAACCTTTGCTGCATCTTGTATGATGGCTAGAGTTGCTAATTAAGCACTTGAAGTTCCACACATGCATACATTTATCCGCATTTTCATAAATGATAAACAAGATCAAAACCTTACTCTGTATGGTGTCTCCATGACAAATCTGCCCTCTTTTGAAACACAGGGTATTGTGCCTTGCTGAAAAAAGGTAACCTACATCCAAAAATTCTATCTTTGTTGATTAAAAAGAACTCGAACAAACAACTTATCCACAATTAACAAAGCTTACCTGATCAGCTTCGAGGCCAAAATATTTATGACTCTCAAAGTACTTGCGTGTGACTTCATCAGTGAAGGGGCTAGTCATTATGTACCAATGTATAGGCGGCACGGTTTTAGAACCTACATAAGTTATCAAGATTAGCATTTCTGACTGTCGGATTTAAAATGCTGGGGTAATAGAAGAATAACTCACCCTCGTTTATAGATTGAGAAGCCAATCTTTGCACACATAAAATCCGCTCAGcttgaagttggaaaagtgACTTTCCAGATGGAAGTCCAATGTCTGAAATTAGGTTAAAAAAATGTTTAATTTTACAGGACTTACTTGCACAAAATGTGACAATCACATCATCTCACTTCAACAATTTCTGTTTGACCTAAAGGGCTATGTAAAATTGACAACAAGAAAAGCACATCCAAATGCATTGCCCAAGTAAGAGG contains:
- the LOC113710299 gene encoding UDP-N-acetylglucosamine diphosphorylase 1-like; the encoded protein is MMREPVSDSNPTSSPPPQALLERLKDYGQEDVFALWDELSSEERDILVKDIENLDLSRIDRIIRCSFNSQGVPAAAIEPVPESIVSTVEERTMEDRERWWKMGMKAVSEGKLAVLLLSGGQGTRLGSSDPKGCFNIGLPSGKSLFQLQAERILCVQRLASQSINEGSKTVPPIHWYIMTSPFTDEVTRKYFESHKYFGLEADQVTFFQQGTIPCVSKEGRFVMETPYRVAKSPDGNGGVYSALKFSRLLEDMATRGIKYIDCYGVDNALVRVADPTFLGYFIDKGVSTAAKVVRKAYPQEKVGVFVRRGKGGPLSVVEYSELDPSLSSVINQQTGRLRFCWSNVCLHMFTLDFLNQVANGLEKDSIYHLAEKKIPSAHGHTLGYKLEQFIFDAFPYAPSTALFEVLREEEFAPVKNANGSNFDTPDSARLLLLRLHARWVVAAGGFLTHSVPLYATGVEVSPLCSYAGENLESICRGRTFHAPCEISF